The segment ACGCGGCTTCTCTAGAACGCCCAGTAGCCGCGACCGAAGGCCAGCCCGAAAAACACCAGCGCGACGAAGGACACTCCCACGAGCGGGAGGTAGAGCCAGCGGCTCGTGAGGCGCCCGGCCAGAAGGAAGAGCGGATACATGCCGAGGAGATATCGGGGGATGCTCAGCCAGAAGGGCAGAAAGGTGACCATTACCGTGACGACCGTCGCGTAGGCGGCGTCGGAGGGTCGCAACCGCAACCAGCTCAGCGCCGTCGCGAGGTAGGCCGCGATGCCGCCGGCGATCTCGCCACCGCCGACCGTGAGCTTTTCCCATGGCACGCGCCAGCTGATGCCATTCACCGCGCCGGCCAGCCCGCGCCAGGGGGCGGCGAGCGAATGTGCCCAGTGTTCCCTCTGCACGGTGACGAAGGCGAGGGGATCGCCGAGGACGAGCAGGTTGGTCAGGAGGTAGGTGAAGAACCCGAGCGCGACCAGCAGCGGCGGGACGATCACCTGCCAGAGGCTGCTTAGCGCGCGCCGCGCGGCAACCAGTTCGATTATCAGGAAGGGAAGGAGCGCCAGCCCGGTGAGCCGCGATGCCGCGGCGAGGCCGCCCAGCAGGCCGGCCCACAGCCAGCGCTGCCGGCGCGCCGCCAGGACGGCGCCGAAGGTCAGCGCGCAGAAGAGCGCCTCCGTGTAGCCGACGAGTAAGAAGTACGCGGTGGGGAAGACGGTGAAGAACGCTGCCGCGCGCCAGGCCGCCTTCTCGTGCCCATCCACGCGGGCCACCTCGTAAAGGAGGATGGCGGCGACCACCCCTGCGATGTTGCTGATCAGCAACGCCGAGGTTCGCGCCGGAAGCCCGAGGGCCGACACCGCGCTGATCAGGGCCGGATAGAGCGGGAAGAAGGCGATCAGGTTGCGGGCATCGCCGACCGCTCCGTAACCGTGAGTGGCGAGGTAGACGTAATGCCGGGCATCCCACTTGTCCCACGTCTGGCCGAGCGCCGTCAACGGGTCGGGGGCGGCCCCGAACTCGATCAGGGTGAGGGTGACAAGCACCGCCTTGACCAGCAGCGCGAGCGCAAGCAGGCTCAACCAGGGGCGCAGCCGGTCCGCCGGAAGCCCGGCGATCGATGGCGTTGGCGTACCATAGCGACTCGACGGCCTGCCGGCCACCTCACTGAGTGACCTCACCAGCCTGGCTTCCCATTTTCCGCGCCATCGCCGCGGAGATCCGCGCCACGATCCCGCCGCTCGCCGGCACGCCCCGGGGACGCGAGGAGGTCGGCCTCGGCGCCGGCGGCGACCGGACCGTTTATCTCGACCAGCTTGCCGAAGAGATCGTGGTCCGCCACCTGGAGCAAGCCTATCGCAGCGGCTTGCGCTTCCGGCTGATCTCCGAGGAGCTCGGTGAGCGCGACTTTGGCGGCGAGCCGCTGGTGCTGGCCGACCCGCTGGACGGGAGCTACAACGCCAAGATGGGGCTGCCATACTATGCGGTCGTGCTGGCCGTCACTGAGGGTGACCGGTTTTCAGACGTGCGGCTCGGTTACGTCCAGAACCTGGTGACCGGAGACGAATACCACGCGATTTCCGGAGCCGGAGCGTTTCATCTAGGTGAGCCACTTCGGCCGACACCCCCGGCATTTGACGGCCGCTCCATTCCGCTGGTCCAGTTCGACGCGCCGTCCGGGGTGGAACCGCGCGAGCGAGCCGCGCCGATCTTCGCCCTGGCGGAGAAGGTCCGCCAGCTCGGCTCGGCGGCGCTCAACCTCTGCCACACCGCGTCCGGTGGGGTCGCGCTCCAGGTGACGCCCGCGCCGGTGCGGTCCTTCGACCTGGCGGGCCCGCTCCTCATCCTCCGGGAGGCCGGCGGGATCGCGACCGACTATCAGGGCGGGTCGATCGAGTCGGTCTCGGTTCGATTGGACACACGCACCACGCTGCTGGCGTCGCTATCCCCGCAGATTCACGCCTATGCGCTCGAGGTGTTGGGGGCGCGGGTTCGCTGATGCTGGAGCCGGAGCAGACCACCTTCATCCTGCTCTCCTTCGAGGGTCCCGACGAGTACTCGCAGGCCGGCGGGCTGGGCGTGCGGGTCAAGGAGCTGTCGCGGGCGCTGGCGGAGCGAGGCTTCGAGACGCACCTGTTCTTCGTCGGCGATCCCAATCTGCCATCCGATGAGAGCGCGCTCGACGGGCGGCTGTGGCTGCATCGCTGGAGCCAGTGGATCAGCCGCTTTCACCCGATTGGCGTCTACGACGGCGAGGATGACAAGGTCGCCGATCTCAACCGCAGCCTACCGGACGCGCTGGTCAAGGGGTACATCGAGCCGGCTATTGCGGGTGGGAAGACGGTGGTCGTGCTCGGTGAGGAGTGGCACCTCGCGCACGCGATGAGCCTGATCTCGGATGTCCTCTACTTCGCCGGGCTGCGAGACCGCTGCCTCCTGCTCTGGAATGCGAACAATCACTTCTCCTTCCATCGCATTAACTGGGGTCAGCTCTCCTTCGTTTGCACGCTGATGACGGTGAGCCGTTACATGAAGCACATCATGTGGCGCTGGGGCGTCAACGCGATCGTGGTGCCCAACGGCATCCCCGGGTCGATGATCGCCCGGGTGAGCCAGGCGCAGGTGCGAGCGGTGCGCGCGGCGGTGAATGCGTCCGCGTTCCTCTTCAAGATTGGCCGCTTCAGCCCGGACAAGCGCTGGCACCAGGCGATCGCTGCCGTCGCGCAGCTGAAGGAGCGCGGGGTCACCACCCGCCTCCTGATGCGCGGCGGCCTCGAGCCCTTCGGCGGTGAGGTGCTCGATTTTGCGGAACAGCGGGGGCTGCGGGTGGCACGGCTGTCTACCCGCATCGACGATGTCGCCGCGCTGGCGAAGACGCTGAAGGAGCATCAAGACGCCGACATCTGGAACGTCACCGCGTTCCTACCGGACGACCTGTTGCCGGTGCTCTACGCCTCGGCGACCGCCACCCTGGCAAACAGCGGGCACGAGCCGTTCGGCCTGGTGGGCCTGGAGGCGATGGCCTCCGGTGGCATCGCGTTCGTCGGCGCCACCGGCGAGGAATACGCCGAGCCGTTCAAGAACGCGATCGTCATCGAGACCGAGGATGCGGCCGAGATCGTGGCGTACGTGAACCACCTGGCGGCGCGTCCGGAGACGGCGCGCAACCTGCGGATCGCCGCCCAGCGGACGGCGCGAGACTACACCTGGCAGCGCGTCATCGACATCTTCTTGCAACGCCTCGAATTCGTCGCCCTGAAGCAGGGGCTGAACGTCCCGTCTGAGAGGATAGATACCGATGCCTAACAGCCTGGTCATCTACATGGTGGTGCACCAGCCGCGCAGGATCCGGCTGCCGGCCCAGCTGATCCCCCGCGGCACCGCGCCCGAGAAGATGGACGCCCTGATCTTCGACGATCAGATGGACCGGCGCTACTTCGACAAGGTCGCCAAGTACTGCTACCGGCCGGCCACCGAACTCTTCCAGTCGTTGGTGGACAAGGGCATGAAGATATCGCTCGGCTTCTCGGTTTCGTTCCTGCTGCAGATGCGGCGCTACGGTCCGGACGTGCTGGCCGGCTTCCAGAAGCTGGTCAGCCACGAGAACGTCGAGCTGGTCGCGGTCGAGCCCTATCACTCCTTCATCTTTTATCTCGACATCGGCGCCTTCGCCGAGCGGATGGCGTGGGGCAAGCACCAGCTCGAGGACACCTTCCAGAAAACGATCACGGTCACCGACACGACCGAGATGTTCATGTCGAACGATGTCTACTTCCAGTTGCAGCTCAACGGGTTCAAGGGCGCCGTCATGGACGGCCGGCCCTGGGTGATGGGCTGGCGCGAGCCGACGCACCTTTACCGCTATCCCAACGAGGAGATGCGGCTCTTCACCCGCCATTACGAGCTGAGCGACGACGTCGGCTACCGCTTCAGCAACCGCCAGTGGAATGGCTGGCCGCTGATGGCCGATACCTACGCGACCTGGGTCCGGCAGGCGATGGGCGAGTTCGTCTTTATCGCCTGGGACTTCGAGACCTTCGGCGAGCACCACCGGGCTGACTCGGGCATCTTCCCCTTCATGCACGCGCTCCACGCCGACTTCGCCAAGAACAAGATGCACTACCTGTCGCCATCGGAGGCGATTGCCACCTTCAAGGACGCCCACGAGATGCCACTGCCGGAGTACGGATGCACCTGGGCCGGAGATGGCGGCATGGACTTCTTCCTGGGCAACGAGGCGCAACAGGGCATCTTCCGGCTGATGCACCACATCTACAACAAGGCGAAGCTGACCAAGCACCCGCACCTGATCGACATCGCCATGTGGTTACTACAGTCCGACAACCTTCACTTGATTCAGTGGTTCTCCAAGGCCGGCGCGCAGGCCGAGGTCTCCGCCTACTTCACCCCGGATGAATGGTGGGAGCTCGGCGGCCTGGGCATCCTTCGCGAGCAGCAGCGGGTCTACGTCAACTTCCTCCGCGCGATGGACGAGTATGTGTGAGTCGAAACGGCCGCTCGCGGTTACCGGCTAGCGCACATCGGGACCCGCGGAAAACCGGGATACGGCGAGTCCTTTACGGCTGATACTCAGCCACCCTAGAATTCCGAAAGGAATGGAAGAGGGGGGACTGTTGTGAGTGGCGTCCCGGCTTCTATTCCGACGAACGACGAACCACCCGTCCTCGTCGCCGACGACGACCGCGACGTCCGGACGATGCTGCGGACGCTGCTCGAGCTCGATGGCCACGAGGTCATGGAAGCCAAGGACGGCGAAGAGGCCTGGCGGCTGTGCGTCGAAGTCCAGCCGGCGGTCGTGGTGGCCGACATCCAGATGCCGGGGATCGACGGGCTACAACTCTGCCGGCGGATCCGTGAGAGCCGCTACTCGCCGGACATCAAGGTCATCGTCTACACCGCCGGGATGGCGACCCCTGAGGAGGCCAAAAAGGCCGGCTGCGACGAGTACTTCCTGAAGACCGATCCCTTGCCAAAGCTGCGCGACAAGGTCCGCCAATACACGAGCGCCCGTCCCGGACCGGCCACGCTCTAGCCCTTACCCGGGGCCCTCACCAGGGGGCGAATACGATCCGTATTCGGCGGCTGCAAGGTCGGCCAGCGCGCCCGGGTTATACCGCAGGGGTGCCTTCCTTGCCCGTGCCTCCGTTTCCGGCCGTGGTCGCGGTGGCCATTGGCGTGCTGCTCTTGCTGCGGCTCGTCGGTGGATCCATGCCCTGGGGCCAATTGATGATCGCCGTCGGCCCGGACGGCCGCCCGATGCGACCGCGCGTCAAGTGGCACCTGTGGACCATTTGCCGTGGCGAGCCACCACTGATGACGGCCGCGCTCGGTTTTGTGTCTATCGTGCTCGGGTTGCTGGCGCTTTACTTTGTCGGGCCGGAGCTGGCAGAGGCCATCAGCCACCCGGTGGCGCGCTGGCTCGTGTACCTGATGCTCTTCACCCTGGGGGCGTCCGGCACGGTCGTGCCGGTCGGCGTCATCGTCCTCGTCCGCAGCGGCCTCGACCTTGCCGCCCGGCGATCCTCCATGGTCGGCGTGGTGGTGGGCATGCGCCGCGACGTCGGCCTCTTCGGCCGGACCTACCGCGTCGCCATTCAGGGCGGAGATCGCGTGATGACCAAACGACTTTGGGCCGAGGCATTCCGCGTCAACCGCACGACCTTCGATCGGCTGCGGCCGGGTGACCGCATCACCATCGAGTACTCACCACATCTGCGCTACGTCTACCACATGGTCATGCCGGAACCGCTGAAAAAAGCGGTCGGTTAGCTAGACTCTTTCCCCGTGACGCGCCCCCTGCATGTGGCCTTCGTCTGGCACATGCACCAGCCTTATTACAGGGATGACCTGACCAACAGTTTCCTGCTGCCATGGGTCCGGCTGCGCGCCGCAAAGGACTACTACAAGATGCCGGCCCTGCTCGACGATTACCCGGCCATCAAGCAGACCTTCAACCTGGTGCCGGCACTGGTGAAGCAGCTCCAGGATTACGTCGACGGTGGGTCCCAGGACGTCTACCTGGACCTCGCCCGCCGTCCGGTCGCGACGCTCAGCGGCGACGAGCGCGCCTTTATCGCGCGATGGATGACCGAGTCGAGCCAGATCCGGCGCGTCCGTCAGTATCCGCGCTACCTGGAACTCGTGCGCAAGCGGGAGCAGGCCTGGTCGCGCGCGTCCAACGACGGCATGGCGACGCTCTTCTCCGACGAGGAGCTGCGCGATCTACTCGTGTGGTTCAACCTTTCATGGATCGGCCCCGAGGTGATGGAGCACGACCCGGAGATTGCCGAACTCGTCCGCAAGGGGCGGTTCTTTTCTGACGCCGACGTCGAGCCCGTGCTGCGGGTCCAGTTGGCACTGCTCGGCAAGGTGCTGCCCAAGTATCGCGAGCTGCAGGAGCGCGGGCAGGCGGAGCTGATCACCAGCCCCTACTACCATCCCATCCTGCCGCTGATCGCGGACCTTGGCATTGCGCGCGTGGCACGACCCGACCTGGCGATGCCGCGGCGGCCGTTCAAGCATCTCGACGACGCGGCCGAGCAGCTGCGCCTCGGCATCGAGACGCATACGCAGTGCTTCGGCCGCCGGCCGCGCGGGCTGTGGCCACCGGAAGCCGCCATCTCCGATGACGCCGTGCGGTTGGCGGCCGATCACGCACTCGAATGGATGCTCAGTGACGAGGGCGTCCTCTCGCGGTCACTCCCGAGCCCGATCACGCGAGATGCGCAGGGGCAGGTGACACAGGCCGGCCTGCTCTACCAGCCCTACCGCGTGCAGGGCAACGGGCCGCCGATTCATCTCCTCTTCCGCGACTCGCGGCTCTCGAACGCGATTGGCTTCGAGTGCCAGAACTCGCCCGCCGAGCAGGCGGCCGGGGACCTCGTCGACCGGCTTCGCGCCATCCAACAGCAGCAGGAGGACACGCCGTTCCTGGCGGTGATTGCCCTGGACGGCGAAAACTGCTGGGATTCGTATGAGGCCAACGGCAACCCCTTCCTCAATTCGCTCTACAGCCGCCTGATGCAGGAGCCTCAGCTGAAAGCGGTGACGGTTTCGGAATTTCTCGGGGCCTTTCCCGCCGACGGCTCGCTGTCCCGCATTCATCCCGGCTCCTGGATCAACGCGAACTTCGATACCTGGGTCGGCGACGAGGAACACAACGTGGCCTGGGACCTGCTGGCCGAGGCGCGGGATTTTCTCAGCGAGCGTGAACGACAGGCGGATGAGCCTGAGTCGCTCGCGTCGGCGCGCCGCGAGGCGCTGATCGCCGAGGGCAGCGACTGGTTCTGGTGGTTTGGCCGATCGCACGATTCGGGGATGGACCAGATCTGGGATAGCCTTTTCAGGCTCCATCTCCGCAACATCTATATGTCGCTGCGGCGGCCGCCCCCCGCCAACCTCTATAGGCCGATCGCCAGGGACGCCGGGGGATCAGCCTCCAAGCGGCCCGATCGCAAGATCACGCCCAAGCTCAACGGCCAGGTGGATGAGGCGGAGTGGGAGGCGGGCGGATACGTGGACGTCAGCGCGCTCTTCGGCGCGATGCACCCCCCGAAGGGCGCCGTGCGGCGGATCTGGTTCGGTCACGACGATCACAACCTTTACTTGCGATTCGATTTTCTCCCCGCCGATCGGCCGCGGCCGGTTGAGCTCGAGATCTTCTTCTCGGGCAGTCCGACGCAGCGCAGTGACGGCAACCTCGGTTTCGACCCCGCGTTCCGCTTGACGGCGCGGCCCAGCGGTTCAGACGTGGAGTTGGAGTTGCGGGCGGTGCCGCCTGATGCGCACTCGGCGCAGCCGCGCTGGGCGGGCCGTACCACCGGTGGTGAGGCGGTCGCGTTTGCCGTGCCCTTCGACGCGCTCGGGCACGACCCCGGCGAGACGGTCGAAATGGTGGCGGTCGCCCACGAGGGCGGCAAGGCCGTGGAACAGCTGCCTCCCTCCGGCTCGATCCCGGTGCGGGTGCCGGGCGACGTCTTTTCTGGACGCCACCAGCAACCACTGAAGATCTTGCTGGTCGCGGCCGAGGTCGCACCCTTTGCCAAGGTGGGCGGCCTGGCCGATGTGGCCGGCGCGCTGCCCAAGGCGCTCAAGGCGATGGGTCACGACGTCCGCGTCGTCATGCCTCGCTACGGCAGCATCGACGTCGAGAAGTACGGATTACGACGCATCGTCAGCAATCTCGGGGTCCCGCTGGCGCACCAACCGGTCAATGCGGACGTCCTCGAGGGACGGATCGCCGGCGAGGTGCCGATCTACTTCATCGAGAACCAGCAATTCTTTGGGCGCGACGGCATGTACGGCTTCTGGGACGACGACGCGCGTTTCATTTATTTCAGCCGGGCGGCGCTCGAGATGCTGCGGCCGCTGGACTTCCGCCCCGACGTGATCCACGTCAATGACTGGCACACGGCGGTGATTCCCAACATGCTGGCGCGGCTCTACGGCGCTGATCCCTTCTACGCCGACATCGCCACGGTGCTCACCATTCACAATCTCGCCTTCCAGGGCGTCTTCGGTTACGGCGCGCTGCAGCTGGCGGACCTGGAGCAATGGGGCCTGATCAAGCCCGGTATGCCCGGACTCGACGACATCGTCAACCTCCTCGGCCGCGGGCTCTATTTCTCCGACGTCGTCAACACCGTCAGCAATCGTTATGCGGAAGAGATCCTGACGCCCGAGTACGGCGAAAAGATGGACCCGCTGCTGAGCGTCTTTCGCAGCAAGCTGCACGGGATCATCAATGGCATCGACTACGACGTCTTCAACCCCTCGACGGACGCGTCGCTGGCCACCCTCTACGACATCGGCAGCATCGAAAAGAAGGTTGAGAACAAGCTCGCGCTGCAGAAGGAAGTCGGTCTCCCGCAGGACCCGGCGATCCCGGTGATCGGCCTGATCTCTCGGCTGTACGACCAGAAAGGCCTCGACCTGATCGCCAACATCATGTGGGGGCTGATGCGGCTGAACCTGCAGCTCGTCGTGCTCGGTGCCGGCGATGCCCGATACGAGGAGATGTTCCGGGCCAACGCCCGCGACAACCCGCGGAAGGTCTCCGCCACGATCGGGTTCAAACCGGTGCTGGCACAGCATATTTACGCCGGCTCGGATATGTTCCTGATGCCGTCGCGGTTCGAGCCGTGCGGCCTCGGCCAGCTGATCAGTCTTCGCTACGGGACCATCCCCATCGTGCGCGCCACCGGCGGCCTGGCCGACACCATCGACGACTGGGACCCGGTGCGGCAGACGGGCAACGGCTTCGTCTTCACCGCCTACGACCACTGGGACCTGTTCGCCCAGGTCGTCCGGTCGCTGGAAACTTTCCGTCAGCGGTCGCTCTGGCGGCGGCTGCAAGCCAATGCCATGTCGACGGACGTCAGCTGGGCCAACTCCGCGGAAAAATACGTGGGTCTTTACCGGGCGGCGATGGGAAATCACGCCGATTCACGGGAGTATTCCGCGGCTGCCGCTGACCCCAACAGCTGGTAAGAACGGGGCTCCGCCGGCACCAGAAAAGGCCGTTGGTCTAATAGAGGTTAATATTTGGGGCCTTTTCTTTACGAAGTGACACCGGTTGATGCATGATTACGGCGATTCGGCGCTAGCAAGCAACGCTGGACCACTCATCTTTGCCTGGAAGGGAGGTAATCGCGTATATGGATCAATCTATCGGCAAGTTGCGATGGTTGCGCGCTTCGACGCTCATCGCTGGGGTCGCTGTTCTTGTTTCCGCCTGCGGTAGCTCGACCAGTGGGACTCCGACGAAGGAGACACTGGCGTCGAGCTACAACCCCGTCAACGGCACCAAGGGAGGGCAGCTGATCTTCTCGGATTGGGAGCCCGTCCAAGACCTGAACGTGATCGCGAGCTCGGCCCAGACCACGCTGCAGGTGGCCGCCGGGCCCATCTGGTCGATGTTGTGGGGGTTCGATTCGCAGAACAAGCCGATCCCCGACCTCGTCACTGACGTGCCGACCACCGACAACGGCATGGTCAAGAAGATCGACGCGACCCACATGGACATCACGATCAAGCTGAAGTCTGGCTTGAAGTGGTCGGACGGCTCGCCGCTGACGAGCGCCGACGTCAAGTTCACCGTCGACGCGTATTGCAACCCGGATGTCGGCGCATCGAGCCAGCTGGGCTACGACCACATCGCGTCGCAGGAGATCAAGGACGCCCAGACCGTGATCTGGCACCTCGGCCCCAACAAGGCTGGTACCTGCGGATTGGCGGCTGACATACCCAGCGGCGTCTACTCGCCGTACATCGCTACCTTCGCCACAACCTATGTTGTGCCCCAGGCGGCGCTGTCGAGCATCCAGCCCAAGAACTGGGCGACCTCCGACTACTTCACGAAGAAGCCGACCCCGACCAGCGGTCCCTACATGGTCCAGGACTTCGCGCCGGGACCCGCGGCGATCGTCACGCTGGTTCCGAACCCGAACTACGCGGCGGGACGGAGTGGGGCCAAGTTCTTCGGCCACGCACCCTTTCTGAACAAGCTGACCTACAAGATCTACGGCGACAAGTCCTCGCAGATCGCGGGGATCAAGGCGGGCGACACCGACCTGGGCCTCGACCTGATCGCCAAGGACCTCCCCTCGCTGCAGGGGTGGACCGGCGGCAAGTCGGTTTACGCGAACGGGTTGCTCAACGAGGGGATCTACTTCAACCTCGGGAACAACGAGATCGGCTGCAAGGCGCAACAGTACGCTGCAACCTGCGGCAAGGCGACCCCGTGGAAGGATGACAAGCTGGTTCGCCAGGCGATCTGGCTCGCCTCCGACCTGACCGCGATGAACACGCAGCTCGTGGGCGGCATCGGCAAGCCCATGAACACGTTCCTTCCGTCGACGCTGTCACCCTTCTACGACACGAGCGTTGCGGCCTTCACCCGCAACGTGAGCAAGGCGAACTCGCTGCTCGACCAGGACGGGTGGACCAAGGCGGCTGACGGCACCCGCAGCAAGAGCGGCGTCAAGCTGGCCTGGACGCTGAGCACCACCTCCGGCAACCCGCAGCGGGCGGCCGAGGAAGAGCTCCTGATCAGCAACTGGAAGGAGATCGGCGCGACGGTGACGACCAAGAACTGGCCCGCCGGCCAATTCTTCGACAGCTGGACGGGCGGTGGGGTCAACGCCACGGGCCAGTACGACATGTCGCTCTATGCCAACAGCTTCGCGCCGGATCCGGACTCCTGGGCGTCGCTGGCCCTTCCGAGTCAGATCCCCACCGCGGCGAACCCCTCTGGGGCGAACTGGGACCGGATGAACGATCCCAAGCTGACCGACCTCTTGACCCAGGGCGAGAACACGATCGACGTCAATGCGCGCGTCGCGCTCTACAAGCAAGCACAGACCGAGTGGGCCGACTACGTTGGCTACTTCGGGCTCTACGAGCGGCCTGACGTCTTCGGCGTTGGCAACAACTTCGGCAACTTCTTCCCGACGGCGAATACCTGCGTTTCGACCTGCAACGCCCCAGACTGGTTCCGGAAGGGGGCGTCCTAGCCGACTGACTTCGACCCGAAGGTTGAGAGCGGCCACCGGGCCGCTCTCAACCCGATCTCCTCCCAGGCGCCGTCGGCGAGAGTAGAATCCAGCAAGGGTAGGAAGGCCACATGATTGGGTTTATCGGGCGCCGCATCCTTCAGTCGATCCCGACCCTCATCCTGATCTCGTTACTCCTCTTCTTCGGGATGCAGGCGGTGCCGGGTGGCCCCCTGTCGGCCTTCGCCTTCCGCCCGGGGATGAGCAACGCCGCCCGGCAGGCCATCGTCCACCAGTGGGGCCTCGACCAACCCGTCTACATTCAGTACGTGCAATGGGTGAAGTCGATGGTGACCGGCAACTGGCAGTTCTCGTTCTTCATGCACCGCTCCGTTCGTGAGGTGATCTTTCAGCGGCTGCCGGCGACTGCGATCTTGATGGTGACGGCCTACGTGATCCAGCAGCTTATCGCGCTGCCCGCCGGGATCATCGCGGCGTTACGGCGCTATTCGTTCTTCGATCAGGCGGTGACCTTCTTCTCCTACGTCGGCTACTCGATGCCCACGTTCTGGCTGGGGCTCATGCTGCTGCTGATCTTCGCCGTCATGATTCCCATCCTCCCGGTCGCCGGCATCATCGACATCCGCGCCGCGGGGGCGCCCTTCCTGACGGCTGATTACAACGCCTGGTTCGGGCAGCACCCAATCGCCGGCATCCTGGACATCTTGAGCCATATCGTGCTGCCCGCAACCACGATCGCCATCGTTGGCATTGCCGGGGACTCGCGCTTCATGCGCTCGTCGATGCTCGACGCGATCCACCAGGACTACGTCCGGACCGCCCGGGCCAAAGGGTTGAGCGAGCGCGTCGTGGTTCTCAAACACGCTCTGCGCAATGCGTTGCTCCCGGTTGTGACCAACATCGGGATTGAGCTGCCACTCCTCTTCTCGGGCGCGGTGGTCACCGAGGCCATTTTCAGCTGGCCCGGGATGGGCCAGTTATTCTTCCAGGCACTGGAGGCGTTCGACTACCCCCTCTTGATGGGCATCCTGTCGGTTTCTGCCGTCCTGATCATTCTGTTCAACCTGCTGGCCGACATCGCCTACGCGTACATCGACCCGAGAATCTCCTATGCTTGACAGCCGCCAGCTCGCCGGCGAGACGCTGATCCCGGTCGGGACGGGCGCAGGCGTGGAAGACGTCGACTCGGTCGGCGTCAGGCAGTTCAGTTTCCGGGAGCTGACCGCCCGGCGGTTCATGAACCATCCCACCGCGAAATGGGCGCTGCTCGCGCTCGGCATCCTGGTCGTGTTGTGCTATGGTGCGCCGCTCTGGCATCTGTTGTTTCCCAACTACATCCAGGCCCCCGACCAGTTCTCGTTGCTCGACGCCGGCACCGGTCCCTCGCTGAAGCACCTGATGGGAACCGATTCCTACAACGGCCACGACATCTTCAGCCTGGTGCTCTACGGCGGTCGGTTTTCGATCTTCATCGGCATCGGGTCGATGGTGATTGCCGTGATCATCGGCGTCGGCTGGGGGGCGACGGCCGGCTACTTCGGCCATGCCCTGGACGCCGTCCTGATGCGCATCACCGATGTCTTCCTGACCGTCCCGGCCCTGCTGCTGGTGCCGCTGGCCGCCAGGGTCTTCGGGGAAGCCTCACCCTGGAAGATCGCACTGATCTTCGGACTGCTGAGCTGGCCCTCGATCTCGCGCATCGTGCGAAGCATGTTTCTCTCGTTGCGCGAGATGCAGTTCGCGGAGGCGGCCCGGGCCCTGGGCGTCCCCAACAGCCGAATCATCTTCCGTCATCTCCTTCCGAACGCGGTGGGGCCGATCGTGGTGGCCTTCACCCTGGGGATCGCCAATAACATCGTGCTCGAGGCGTTCGTCAGCTTCCTCGGGTTTGGCATCCAGCCGCCCAACTACTCCTGGGGTTCGACGCTGGCCGGCGCGCAGGGCGTGCTGGTGCAGGGCAACTG is part of the Candidatus Dormiibacterota bacterium genome and harbors:
- a CDS encoding ABC transporter permease, with the protein product MLDSRQLAGETLIPVGTGAGVEDVDSVGVRQFSFRELTARRFMNHPTAKWALLALGILVVLCYGAPLWHLLFPNYIQAPDQFSLLDAGTGPSLKHLMGTDSYNGHDIFSLVLYGGRFSIFIGIGSMVIAVIIGVGWGATAGYFGHALDAVLMRITDVFLTVPALLLVPLAARVFGEASPWKIALIFGLLSWPSISRIVRSMFLSLREMQFAEAARALGVPNSRIIFRHLLPNAVGPIVVAFTLGIANNIVLEAFVSFLGFGIQPPNYSWGSTLAGAQGVLVQGNWWWITFPGLAVVATVLCINFIGDGLRDALDPKIIR